The Streptomyces rimosus genomic interval CACCAGCCACCAGCCACCAGCCACCAGCCACCGACGAGCGTCCGCACCCGGCCCTCCGCGAAGTTCCGCTCCCCCGGCAACCTTCCCCCGACCGGCGGCAACTGAGGGGCTGACAGAGTGTTCCCGATCAAGGAAGCCCGCCCGTGCCCACCCTTCTCCCCCGCCCCGGTCACCGGCCACCGCCGCCGCACACGGAAGGGTGGGCATGACCCCGCCCACTCTCCCGATGAGCATGAACACTCCGCGCAGTGCCGCCCCCGCCGGCCCGGCCCCCGCCACCGGTGACGCGTCGGCCGAGTTCCACGCCTTCTTCGAACGCCACCACGCCGAACTGGCCCGCCTGGCCCATCTGCTCACCGGCGAGGCGGACGCCGCCGACGACCTCGCGGCGGACGCGCTGCTCGCCCTGTGGCACCGGTGGGACCGGGTGCGCGGCGCGGAACACCCGGTGGCGTACGCCCGGGGCGTGGTCGCCAACATGGCCCGCGGCCGGATCCGCAGCACCGTGCGCGAGCGGCGCCGGATCGCCCTGTTCTGGTCCCAGCGCTCCGAGCGCACGGACGGCCCCGACGTGGCCGCGGTCGTCGACGTCCGCCAGGCGCTGGAACGGCTGCCGTTCCGCAAGCGCGCGTGCGTCGTGCTGCGGCACGCGTTCGACCTGTCGGAGCGGGACACCGCCCTGGCCCTGGGCATCTCCGTCGGTACGGTGAAGAGCCAGACCTCCCGGGGCATGGCGGAGCTGCAGCGGCACCTGGGTACGGGCGCCGCGGACGACCTCTCCGGGAGGGGGAAGTGATGGCGGACGAGAACCTGCGCGAGCGGCTGCGCGAGGCGGCGTGGACGCACGAACCGGACCGCGCCCGGATGCTGGCGCGGGTGGAGCGCGGCATGACGGACTCCGCCGACGCCGGTACGGAGCGGCGCCGCCCGCCGCGGGCCCGCTCGTGGCCGCGGATCGCCCTCGCGGCCGCCGCGACGACGGGGGCGCTCGTGGCCGGTGGTTACGCGGTGACGGCGGCCGTACGGCCCCCGGAGCCGCCGGGGAAGGTGACCACCCGCCCGCTGCCCCCGGCCGGACCGGGAGAACGGCTTCCGGCCTCGCCCCCCGCACCGCCCGGCGGCGGCATGCCGCGTACCGAGGACGGGCCTCTCTGGTCGGACGGCTCCGTGGATCCGCACAGCAACGCCTACTGGGCGCAGAGCAACGTCACGGTCCAGACGAAGCGCCCGCTGACCGCGTTCACCGTGGAGCTGCGGATCGCCCGGACCGGCGGTGTGAACGACACGGGGCACTGGAGCACGCTGCCCGCCGCCGACTTCACGGTGTCCGTGGGCGAGCGCGACGGCGCGCTCGTCTACCGGTGGACCCTGAAGGCGGGGCGGACGGTGCCCGCCGGGCGGCATGTCTTCGCGGGCCAGTACAACCACGCGGAGGGCGGGCGCGACGCCAAGGACGACGTGTACACGGCGACGGCGGAGGGGCCGGGCGGCCCTTGGCGCGTACGGGGGGCCTTCTGACGGAGCACCGTGCGAGCGCCGGGCCCCGCGTCACTTCTTCGCGCGGCTCGGCTGCACCCGCTTCGGTTCGCCCTTCATCTTCGGGTGCTCCGGCGGGTACGGGAGGTCCTTCAGCCCGTGCTCGCGCTCGTCGCGGTCGGCGAGTTCGAGCGCGGCCTCCAGGCGGCACGGGTGGGCGTCCATGTCGGCGTGCAGGTCGCCCAGCTCGGCGAAGCGGGCCGGCATGGTCGCGAGGTCGAAGTCCTCCGGCACGGCGTCCGGCAGTTCCTCCCAGCGCAGCGGCGCGGACACCGGCGCGTGCGGAAAGGGCCGTACGGAATAAGCGCTGGCGATCGTGCGGTCGCGGGCCGTCTGGTTGTAGTCCACGAAGATCCGGGCGCCGCGCTCCTCCTTCCACCAGGAGGTGGTGATCCGCCCGGGGTCGCGCCGCTCCAGCTCCCGGGCCACCGCGATGGCCGAGCGGCGGACCTGGGTGAAGGTCCACTCGGGCGCGATGGGCACGAAGACGTGCAGGCCGCGGCCGCCGGAGGTCTTGGGCCACCCGGCGAGGCCGAGGCCGTCGAGGACGTCCCGCAGGGCGAGGGCGGCCCGTACCGCGTCCGCGTAGCCGGTGCCCGGCTGCGGGTCGAGGTCGATGCGCAGCTCGTCCGGGTGCTCGGTGTCGTCCCGGCGGACCGGCCAGGGGTGGAAGGTCAGACAGCCGAGGTTGGCCGCCCACAGGACGGCGGCGGGCTCGGTGGGGCAGATCTCGTCGGCGTACCGGCCGCTGGGGAAGGCGATCCGGCCGGTGGGGATCCAGTCGGGGAGGTTCTTCGGCGCCCGCTTCTGAAAAAACGATTCACCTTCCACTCCGTCGGGGTAACGCTCCAACGTGGTGGGACGGTCCTTCAGGGCGCGCAGGATGCCGTCGCCGACGCTCAGGTAGTACCGGACGACATCGGCTTTGGTGAAGCCGCGCCGCGGGAAATAGACCTTGTCCGGATGCGACACCCGGACAGTCCGCCCGCCCGCACTCAGCTCCAGCGACTCTGCCATGCACCCACGCTAGGCCCGGTCATCAAGTTTCCGCCTGCCGTGCGGCTCCCCCAGCTACCGCTGGGAGGTGCCCCTACCCCAGCTACCCCTGGGAGGTACACCCGGACCTCCACGTTACGGGCGGCGCGGCTTCCGGAGGACGGATCGAAGAGCCGGGACGGAGTGCACCGGGCACCACACGACCCGCCCTCCGGCCGAACGACGGAGACTTCGTGACCGGGTCTAGGCCGTACGGGCACCCCCCGCCCCTCGGCGGGCGCGTACCGCAGACCGTCCGCGCGCCCCGCCGCACAATCGCCCTCATGGATCTTCCCGTGATGCCCCCGGTGGAGCCGATGCTCGCGAAGGCCGCCCCGGACATTCCGCCCGGCATACAGTACGAGGCCAAGTGGGACGGCTTCCGGGCCATCGTCTTCCGCGACGGGGACGAGGTCGAGCTGGGCAGCCGGTCGGGCAAGCCGCTCACCCGGTACTTCCCCGAGCTGGTCGAGGCCCTGCGCGCGGAGATCCCCGCGCGCTGCGTACTGGACGGGGAGATCGTCATCGCCCGGGACGGGCGCCTGGACTTCGACGCCCTGCTGGAGCGCATCCACCCGGCCGAATCCCGGGTGCGCCACCTGGCGGAGGTGACCCCGGCCTCGTTCGTGGCGTTCGACCTGCTGGCCCTGGGCGACGAGTCGCTGATGTCCACAGTGCAGCGGGACCGCCGCGAGGCCCTGACGACGGCGCTGCGCGATGCCGCCGATCCGGTCTTCACCGCGCCGGTGACCGAGGACCTGGACGTGGCGCGCGAGTGGTTCGAGCAGTTCGAGGGCGCCGGGCTGGACGGCATCGTGGCGAAGCCGCCCGGCATGCCGTACCGGCCAGGGCGGCGGGTCATGGTCAAGACGAAGCACGAGCGGACCGCCGACTGCGTGGTGGCGGGCCTGCGCCCGCACAAGAGCGGCCCGGTCGTCGGGTCCCTGCTGCTGGGCCTGTACGACGCGAGCGGCCGCCTCCAGCACGTCGGCGTCTGCTCGTCCTTCCCCATGCGCCGGCGCGAGGAGCTGATGGAGGAGCTGGCGCCGCTGCGGATGGAGTCCGTAGCGGGCCACCCGTGGGAGGAGTGGACCAGCGAGGAGGCGCAGGCGGCGGGCCGGCTGCCCGGCGGACCCAGCAGGTGGACCGGGAAGAAGGACCTCTCCTGGATTCCGCTGCGCCCGGAACGCGTACTGGAGGTCGCCTACGACCATATGCAGGGCGACCGCTTCCGCCACACCGCCCAGTTCCGCCGCTGGCGCCCCGACCGCGAACCCGAGGAGTGCACGTACGCGCAGCTGGAGGAGCCGGTGCGGTACGACCTGGCCGAGGTGCTGGGGGCCTGACCGCGGCCCGCCGCCGTGCTACGGAAGCTCTTCCCGCACTGCGGCGACCACCCCGGCGATCCCCTCCACCGTCGGCGCGTCGAAGTACGCCGACAGCGGGACCTCCACACCGAGCCGGTCGAATATCCGGGTCGATATCTGGGTCATGGTGATCGAGTGGCCGCCGAGGTCGAAGAGGTCGTCCGTGTCGGCGAGTTCGGGGAGGCCGAAGACCTCGCGCCAGATGTCCCGGACGGTTTCCAGGGGGCTGTCGGCCGCCGACGGCTGCGTGGTGGTCTCCTCGGGCGGCGCGGGCAGCGCGGCGCGGTCCAGCTTGCCGTTCGGGGTGGTGGGCAGGGCTTCGAGGACCACGAAGACCTCCGGAACCATGTACGCGGGCAGGGCCGCCGCCAGCGCGCGCCGCAGGGGTCCCGCGTCCGCGGTACCGACGTAGTAGCCGGTCAGGCGGCCGTCCCGGACGGCGGCGGCCGCCCGGTCCACGCCCTCCAGCGCCAGCAGCCGGGACTCGATCTCGCCCGGTTCGATCCGGTGGCCCCGGAGCTTGATCTGGTCGTCGGTGCGGCCGAGGAAGTCCAGGCGGCCGTCGCCGCGGTGGCGTGCCCGGTCGCCGGTCCGGTACATCCGGCTGCCGGGCGGCCCGAACGGGTCCGGCAGGAAGCGTTCGCTGTCCAGTTCCGGGCGGCCGACGTAGCCGCGGGCGAGGCCCGCCCCGGCGATGTAGAGGTCACCGGGCAGACCGGCCGGGACCGGTGCCAGGTGCTCGTCGAGCACGTAGACGCGGGTGTTGGCCAGGGGGCGGCCGATCGTCACCTCGTCCGGTTCGGTGTCGATCTCGTCGTAGGTCGACCAGATGGTGGTCTCGGTGGGGCCGTAAACGTTCAGAAGTCGTCCGACTCGCGGGCGGAGCCGCTGCGCGAGCGTCGGGGGCAGGGCCTCGCCACCGGCCAGCGCGGTCACGGCGGGCGCGTCGAAGCCGTTGTCCAGGAGCATGGCCCAGCCGGTCGGTGTGGCCTGCACGTGGGTGATGCCGTGGCGGGCGACCAGGTCCGTCAGCGCGGCGCCGTCGCGGGTCTCGCCCGCGCCCGCCACGATCACCGTGCCTCCGGTGACCAGCGGCAGGAACAGTTCCAGGCCGGAGATGTCGAACGAGACGGAGGTCAGCGCCAGCCAGCGGTGGCCGGGTCCGGAGCCGAGCAGGTCGCGCAGGGACAGCAGGAGGTTCGTCAGGGACCGGTGCTCGATCTGTACGCCCTTGGGGCGGCCGGTCGAGCCGGAGGTGTAGATGACGTAGGCGAGGTCGGCGGGGACGGGTGACGGGAGCGGCGCGTCCGGGGTCAGCGGCTCGCCGTCGGCCGCGAGGGCCTCGGGCGACAGGTCGGTGTCGCCCAGTTCGTGCGCCGCGCCGGCGTCCGCGAGGACGAACTCGATGCGCTCCCGCGGGTATGCCGCGTCGAGGGGGATGTAGGCCGCACCGGCCTTGAGGACGCCGAGCAGGCCGATCAGCAGGCGTTCGGAGCGGCTCGCCCGTACGGCGACGAGCGCCCCCGCGCCGATGCCCTTGTCCCGCAGACGCGCGGCGAGGCGTTCCGCTCCGGCGTCCAGTTCCGCGTACGTCAGGCTGCGGTCGGCGTACACGACGGCGACGGCGTCGGGCTGCCGGGCCGCCTGTTCGGCGATCAGCTCGGGGACGGTCCGTGCCGGGTACGCGACGGCCGTGTCGTTGACGCCGGTCAGCAGCCGCTCGCACGCGTCGCCGTCGAGGAGGGGCAGTCCGGCCAGCGGCGTGCCCGGGTCGCCGGCCGCGTGGCCGAGGAGGGTCAGCCAGTGCCGCGCCAGGCTCTCGGCGTGTTCGCGGGCGAGGGACCGCGGCGGGTACTGGAGCATTACGTGGAACGCGTCCGGCCCGTCGACCAGTTCGACGCGCAGGGCGTTGCGGGCGGAGTGGTTGGAGGGCGTCCAGTCCGCCGACACGGTGAGCCCGGGGAACTGCGGGACGGGCCCCGGACGCCGGTAGGTGAGCGAGACCGGCGCGAGGGCGACCGCCGGCTTCACGCCCGTGCCGGCGCGGCCGAGTGGTACGTCCCGCACCCGGTACAGCTCGCGGAGTCCGGCCCGGGTCGCGCGGGCGAACTCCGCGAACGTCAGGCCGGGCTCCGGCGCGGTGGTGAAGGGCAGCTCGTTGACGTGGACACCGATGTGGCCCCGCTGCTCCGGCGTACGGGTGCCGAGGTCGAGGGCGGTGACCGGCGCGGCGTTGCCGTAGCGGTACAGGAGGGCGTGCAGGGAGGCGACGATCAGCTCGAAGCGGGTGACGCCCAGGCGTTCCGCGAGCGGGGCGAGCCGGGACCGCAGGTCTTCGGGGAGGGCGAATTCGACCGATGCGCCGGGCGCCGCTCCGTGGGCCGGGCGCTCCAGGCCGGGGAGCACCACGTCGTCGTCGCCGAGCGGGTGCCGCGCCCAGTAGTCCCGTGCGGCGGGCAGCTTGGCGGCGAGCCGGGCGTCTTCCGCGCCGGCCGGTTCGGCGGGCGCGGGCTCCGGCGGTACGGGGGTGCCGTGGCCGGCCTCCGCCCCGTAGAGCGCCGCGAGGTCGGCCGCGAACAGTTCCATCGACTGCCCGTCGAAGACGAGGTGGTGGGCGACGACCAGCAGCCGGTGCTCGCGGGGGCCGATGACCTGGAGGACCAGGCGGCACAGCGGCCCCTCGGCGAGGTCGAAGGGCGCCGTGATGTGCTGCCGGGTGGCCTCGGGGCCGGCCCGTTCGGTCACCAACTCGGGCCGTACGGGAGCCGGAACGAGGTGGGGGACGCCGTCCCGGCTCTCGACGGCGCTCGTGAGGTCCAGGTGCCTGCGCAGCAGGGCATCGCACGCGCGGCGCAGCGCGGCGGTGTCGAGCGGGCCGTCGAAGTGCAGGGTGAAGGGCACGTGGTGCACGGTCCCGCAGTCGTCGAGCTGCTCGTTGAACCAGATCCCGCTCTGGGCGGCCGAGGCGGGACGGGCCTGGATCGGGGAGCGCGGGCTTGCTGGAGCGTCGGACATCGAACAGCTTTCTTCAGCGCTGCGGCCGAGGGTGGTCCCCGCCGATGGGAGCGCTCTCAATCTGCCTCACCCTGGCTGGGATATGCAACTTTCTGCGCGAACTTCATCGCTTCCCGAAAGATTTCCGGCGAGTTCGCCGGGCGCCCGGACACGGCCGTCCGAACCGCCACACGGCCCGTCCGGCATGGCCGTTCGTGCTTCGAGGGCACCGCGGAACGCCCCGGCGGACCGGTCAAACACGGAACTTACGACCATTGACACACTCCGCAACGCTGTTCGATCATCTCGGGGTCACAAAGCGTCCAGCACGGCACCCGAATCGGGGTCCGTGTGCACGGGGCCGCCCGACCGGTGGCCCGGAAAGCGAGTGCGCATCATGGCCACTTGAGGCGGCGGGCAGACCGGAACCGGCCTGCCGGGGTGGCCGACCGCACTTCCCCGCGGAAGTCCCACGGCCCCGCCCGTACTTCACCGCCGCGCCGAAACACCACCCCACCCCGCATTCCCGCCCCTCGTCGAGCCGTTCCGGCGCGCATGCGCGAACTCCCCGGCCCTCTCCGCACCGCGGATGCGACCGCCATGAGTTCAGCCCGCGACTTCCCGCAGCGGCCTGCGCGGCGTCCGAATACGCGTCCGCCCGCCACCCTCATTACGGCCCCTTACCGCACCGTATTCGGGCCGGGCCGCGGCGGCAGCTGTTCAGCTGTCCGCACGAACAAACCTCCTCGCACAGAAGAAGAGCTAGTTTTGCCGGCGAATCAAACGTTCCGCGCCTCGACTTCCGATAACCCCCGGACGACGCGGAAGCAGACCGCTGTCGAGCCGCTGCCGAGCCGCACCGGGCCGCTGGAGCTGTCCTACGCGCAGCAGCGGCTGTGGTTCCTGGCGCAGCTGCGGGGCGCCGGCGAGGCGTACCACATGCCGCAGGCGTTCCGGCTGCGCGGACCGCTGGACCGGGACGCGCTGACCCGTGCCCTGGACGCCCTGGTCGCCCGCCACGAGGTGCTGCGCACCCGCCTGGTCACGGTGGCGGGCACCCCGTACCAGCAGATCGACCCGGCTGACGTGGGATTTTCCTTGCAGGTCCACGAGCTGAGCGGTGCCGGTGACGCGTCCGCGGCCGAAGCGCGGCTCGCCGAACTCCTGCGGGAGGAGGCGGTCGCACCCTTCGATCTGGCCGAGGGCCCGCTGGTCCGCGGGCGTCTGGTGGTGCTGGCGGCCGACCACCACGTACTGCTGCTGACCGCCCATCACATCGCGTCCGACGGGTGGTCGATGACCGTGCTGACGCGGGAGATCACCGCCCTTTACACCGCTTTCCGCGCCGGTGAGGCGAATCCGCTGCCTCCGTTGCCGGTGCAGTACGCCGATTACGCGGCCTGGCAGCGGAAGTGGCTTTCCGACGGCGTACCGGCGAAGCAGGCCGACCACTGGAAGAAGGTACTGGCCGACGCCCCGGAGCTGCTGGAACTGCCCACCGACCGGCCGCGACCGGCCGAGCAGGACTACCGCGGCGGAAAGCTTCCGCTGGAATTCGACGCGGAATTGACCGCGGCGCTGAAGAACGCGAGCCGCCGCAACGGCAGTACGTTGTTCATGACCTTGCTGGCGGGCTGGGCACTGGTCCTCTCCCGGCTGTCCGGCCAGGCCGATGTGGTGATCGGCACGCCGGTGGCCAATCGCCGGCGCTCCGAACTGGAAGGTTTGATCGGCTTCTTCGTCAATACGCTCGCACTGCGTATCGATCTTTCCGGCGGGCCGACGGTGGCCGAACTCCTCAAGCGGGTACGCGGCGTCGCCCTGGCCGCGCTGGAAAACCAGGACCTGCCGTGGGAGCAGGTGGTGGAACTCGTCAATCCGTCGCGCAGTCCGGCGCACACCCCGCTGTTCCAGACCATGTTCGCCTGGCAGAACAGCGAGGAGGGCGAGCTGTCGCTGCCGGATATCGAGGTGACGCCGCTGGATTCGCCGTACGACGTCGCGAAGTTCGATCTGACCTTGTCGCTGGCGGAAGAGGACGGCCGTATTGTCGGCAGCCTGGATTACGCGCGGGCCTTGTTCGACGCGGAAACCGTGGAACGGTACGGCCGTTATCTCCGGCGCGTCCTGACGCAGATGGCCGCTGACCCCGGCACCGCCGCCGACGCCCTCGCACTGCTGGACGAGGAGGAGCGGGACCGGCTCGTCACGGAGTGGGACGGGACGGTGCGCCGGGCGGCGTGGTCGGGCGTGATCGACCGCTTCGAGAGCCGGGTGCGCGAACAGCCCGGCCGGACAGCGCTGGTGTGCGACGGCGAGCGGCTGGACTACGCGACGCTGGACCGGCGCGCCAACCGGCTCGCCCACGCCCTGCTGGCCCGTGGAGTGCGCCCGGACGAGGTGGTCGGCCTGCACTCCGGACGCTCGACGGCGCTGGTCGTGGGCGCCCTCGGCATCCTGAAGGCCGGGGCGGCCTATCTGCCGCTCGACCCCGAACTGCCCGCAGAACGGCTGGCCGCCATGGTGGAGGACGCCGCGCCCGCGCTGGTGCTGAGCGACGCGCCCGTACCGTCCGGCGGCCGGCAGTCGCTGGCCGCCGTCGAGGCGGAAGGGCAGCGGGACGACGCGCCCGGCATCGCCGCGCATCCCGACCGCCTGGCGTACGTGGTCTTCACCTCGGGTTCCACCGGCCGCCCCAAGGGCGTCGGCGTCACCCATGGCAACGTTGCCGGCCTCTTCGACCACTGGCTGGCGCGCTTCGACGACGGAGCGGGCGAGGCCGCGTCGTGGTGGTCGGGCATCGGCTTCGACTGCTCGGCGTTCGAGATCCTGCTGCCGCTCACCACGGGCGGCGCGCTGCACCCGGTCCCCGGGGAACTGCGCGCCGACCCGGACGCGTTGCTGGACTGGATGCGCACCCACCGCATCGCGCAGGCGTTCCTGCCGCCCGCCTTCATCAAGTGGATCGATGAGGCGCCCGCCGAGCGGCTGGCCGGTCTCGCGCTGCGCCGCCTGCTGACGGGTGTGGAACCCGTACCGGAGCAGGCCCTGCACCGTATGCGGGAGTTCCTGCCCGAGCTGCGCCTGCTCAACGGTTACGGTCCCTCCGAAACCACGGTCTTCAGCACCGGCTACACCGAACCCCGCCCGCTGTCCCGGCAGTGCCCGGTCGGCCGCCCCCTGGACGGCACCCGGGTCCGGCTGCTGGACGAGCGCCTGCGTCCGGTGCCGCCCGGTGTGACCGGCGAGATCTACATCGGCGGCGCGGGCCTGGCCCGTGGCTACGTCGGCCGCCCCGGCCTGACGGCCGAGCGCTTCGTACCGGACCCGTTCGCACCCGGCGAGCGGATGTACCGCACCGGCGACCTGGCCCGTCGGCTGCCCGGCGGCGACGCCGAGTACGTCGGCCGCCGCGACCACCAGGTCAAGCTGCGCGGCTTCCGTATCGAACTGGGCGAGATCGAGGCGGCGCTGCTGGAGGGGCCCGCCGTGCGCGAGGCGGTCGTACTGGCCGACCGGGACGCGGCGGGGGAAGCGCGCTTGGTGGCCTTCCTGGGCCGGGGCGACGCCGAGGCGCGGCAGCCCGACGCATGGCGCACCATGCTGGCGCGCAGGCTGCCCGGCTACATGATCCCGGCGCTGTTCGTGGAGCTGCCGCGGCTGCCGCGCACCCCCAACGGCAAGCCGGACCGCGCCGCGCTGCTGGAACGGGCGCGGGCCGACGCCCCCGTCCAGGTCAACCAGGCCAGCCCGCGCGACCACGTCGAGCTGGCGCTGTACCGGATATGGCAGCGGGTGCTGGTCCGGTCCGAGATCGGCATCAGCGACAACTTCTTCGACATCGGCGGCACCTCGATCTCCGCCATCAAGCTGGCGCACGCGGTCCGCGAGGAGTTCGGCGAGACGCTGCCGGTGCGCGAGATCATGCTGCACCCGACGATCGAGGCGCTGGGCGGGCGGCTGCGCCGGGGCGCGCCGGACCGGCCGGACAGCAATCTGATCGAGTTCCGCGCGGGCGACGGCCGGCGGCGGGTGATCTGCGTCCACCCGGCGGGCGGCACCGCCTTCTGCTACCTGTCGCTGGCCAAGGCGCTGCCCGAGTCCTTCGGCGTCCACGGCATCCAGTCGCCCGGCGTGAACCCCGGCGAAACGTTCCTGCCGACGGTCGAGGCCATGGCCGAGGCGTATCTGGCGCTGGTGGCACCGCTGCTCGACGGGCCCGTGGTGCTCACCGGCCTGTCGTACGGCGGGCTGGTCGCCCACGAGATGGGGCGCCGCCTGGCGGAGTCCGGCCGTACGGACGTCAGCGTGGTGCTGCTCGACACCCAGGGCTCGGACGGGCCCGTGGACCCGGCCGCGACGGCGCCGGTGGACATGGCCGAATTCCGCGACAAGCTCGTCAAGTTCAACGGCATGTACCCGGGCATCGACGACGAGCAGATCGACCAGTACTTCCACATCTACAACCACAACCGGCGGACCGCGGGCGCCTACCCGGCACCGCCCTCGGCGGCCCGCACGGTCCTCGTCCAGGCCGTCGAGGACGGCGCCGACACCCCGTTCCGGCAGGACGTGCGGGACTTCTGGCAGCGGCGCGCGAAGGGCGACTTCGTGGTGGAACCGGCGTACTGCGACCACTGGGAAATGCTGGAGAGCGCCGAAGTGCTGCGGGTGGCCGCACTGATCGAAGCAGAGCTGGCCCGCTTGGGAGCCGCTCCCCCGCCGCCCGGCAGCCCGTCGCTGCCCACCGGGCCGGAAGCCGAGTCAGCACAGGCGCAGGAGTGATGATGGAACCCGAACCGACCTTCCCCGCCTCCCCCTGCCTGGCCGAAAGCGTCCTCGCCCAGGCCCGCCGCACCCCCGGCGCCCTCGCGGTCGTGGACGGCGACCGGCGGCTGGACTACGCGGAACTCGACACCGCCAGCGCCGCCGTCGCACGGTCCCTGCACCGGCACGGCGTACGGCCCGGCCAGGCGGTGGCGGTCTGCCTGCCGCGCTCGTGGCAGCTGGTCTGCGCGATGCTCGGCATCCTGCGGCTGGGCGCCGTGGTGGTCCCGCTCGACCGGCTGAGCCCGCCCGAGCGGCGGCGCCACATCCTGACCGACTCCGCGAGCGGCACGGTGCTCCACGGCGGTACGGCGCCCGACGGGCTGCCGGACGGCGTACGGGCCCTGCCGGTGGCCGAACTGCTCGCCGACGGCAGCGGTACCCCGCTGCCGCTGCCCGCCACCCCGCCCGCCTCCTTCATCTTCTACACGTCGGGCACCACCGGCCGCCCCAAGGGCGTCGAGGTGCGGGACGCCGGAATCCTGCGGCTCGCGCGCCCGGGGTGGATCAGCCTCGACGCGGGCGCGCGCTACGCCTGCCTGTCCAACCCCGCCTTCGACGCGCTGAGCTTCGAGGTGTGGGTGCCGCTGCTCACCGGCGGCTGCTGCGTGATCTTCGGCGACGAGGAGGTGCAGACGCCGCACCTGCTCACCGAGGCGCTGCGGCGCGAGCACATCGATACGCTGTTCATCACCACGGCACTGTTCAACGCGGTCGCCGACAAGGTGCCCGGCTGCTTCTCCGGTGTCGGCCAGGTGCTGATCGGCGGCGAGCAGCTGAACGCGCCGCTGCTGCGCCGCTGGTACCGCGACAATCCCACGAGCCCGGCGCGGCTGCACAACATCTACGGCCCCACCGAGGCCACCACCTTCGCCCTCTGCCACCCCGTGCCCCGCGACTTCGACGGTGACGTGGTGCCCATCGGGCGGACGCTGCCGGGCACCGAAGCCCTGGTGGTGGCCGACGACGGCGCCGGACCCGCCGAGCCCGGCGAGACCGCCGAGCTGTACCTGGCGGGCGAGGCGCTGGCGGCGGGCTACCGCAACCTGCCCGACGAGACCGCGCACCGCTTCGTACGGCTCCCCTGGCACGACGGCGGCGAGCGCCGCTTCTACC includes:
- a CDS encoding non-ribosomal peptide synthetase, coding for MPANQTFRASTSDNPRTTRKQTAVEPLPSRTGPLELSYAQQRLWFLAQLRGAGEAYHMPQAFRLRGPLDRDALTRALDALVARHEVLRTRLVTVAGTPYQQIDPADVGFSLQVHELSGAGDASAAEARLAELLREEAVAPFDLAEGPLVRGRLVVLAADHHVLLLTAHHIASDGWSMTVLTREITALYTAFRAGEANPLPPLPVQYADYAAWQRKWLSDGVPAKQADHWKKVLADAPELLELPTDRPRPAEQDYRGGKLPLEFDAELTAALKNASRRNGSTLFMTLLAGWALVLSRLSGQADVVIGTPVANRRRSELEGLIGFFVNTLALRIDLSGGPTVAELLKRVRGVALAALENQDLPWEQVVELVNPSRSPAHTPLFQTMFAWQNSEEGELSLPDIEVTPLDSPYDVAKFDLTLSLAEEDGRIVGSLDYARALFDAETVERYGRYLRRVLTQMAADPGTAADALALLDEEERDRLVTEWDGTVRRAAWSGVIDRFESRVREQPGRTALVCDGERLDYATLDRRANRLAHALLARGVRPDEVVGLHSGRSTALVVGALGILKAGAAYLPLDPELPAERLAAMVEDAAPALVLSDAPVPSGGRQSLAAVEAEGQRDDAPGIAAHPDRLAYVVFTSGSTGRPKGVGVTHGNVAGLFDHWLARFDDGAGEAASWWSGIGFDCSAFEILLPLTTGGALHPVPGELRADPDALLDWMRTHRIAQAFLPPAFIKWIDEAPAERLAGLALRRLLTGVEPVPEQALHRMREFLPELRLLNGYGPSETTVFSTGYTEPRPLSRQCPVGRPLDGTRVRLLDERLRPVPPGVTGEIYIGGAGLARGYVGRPGLTAERFVPDPFAPGERMYRTGDLARRLPGGDAEYVGRRDHQVKLRGFRIELGEIEAALLEGPAVREAVVLADRDAAGEARLVAFLGRGDAEARQPDAWRTMLARRLPGYMIPALFVELPRLPRTPNGKPDRAALLERARADAPVQVNQASPRDHVELALYRIWQRVLVRSEIGISDNFFDIGGTSISAIKLAHAVREEFGETLPVREIMLHPTIEALGGRLRRGAPDRPDSNLIEFRAGDGRRRVICVHPAGGTAFCYLSLAKALPESFGVHGIQSPGVNPGETFLPTVEAMAEAYLALVAPLLDGPVVLTGLSYGGLVAHEMGRRLAESGRTDVSVVLLDTQGSDGPVDPAATAPVDMAEFRDKLVKFNGMYPGIDDEQIDQYFHIYNHNRRTAGAYPAPPSAARTVLVQAVEDGADTPFRQDVRDFWQRRAKGDFVVEPAYCDHWEMLESAEVLRVAALIEAELARLGAAPPPPGSPSLPTGPEAESAQAQE